Within Alteribacter lacisalsi, the genomic segment CCTCCGTCCCTGCAGGGCGCAGAGCCCCGCCAGATTACCAATGTTATTTCTTCACGTACTTCGGATCAAGCGCATCCCGGAGACCGTCACCAAGCATGTTGTACGCCAGCACGATCAGGGTGATCGCCATGCCGGGCAGAATACCGAGGATCGGTGCTGTCCAGATATACTGCTGGGCGTTCTGAAGCATGTTGCCCCACGTCGGCGTTGGCGGCTGAATGCCCAGACCAAGGTAACTGATTGCACTCTCGGTTAATATCGCCCAGGCGATACACAGTGTGGCTGCCACAATGATTGTCGGAATGATCTGCGGAATCACGTAACGAAACAGCGTCCTGAAGCGCGTTGCCCCCGACGACCTTGCCGCTTCCACAAATTCGTACTCTTTCCATTTCAGTGTTTCTCCGTAAACAACTCTGGTGATTTCCATCCATGAGGAGATGGCAATTACGACTACCACCATGACCGGGTTCGTCCCGAGAACAGTAAGGGCAACCAGAACGAAAAAGAAGTTCGGGATCGCCATCATCGCTTCGGTGAACCGCATCAGCACAGCCTCGACTGCTTTACCGAAAAAGCCTGCACTCGCTCCGATCAGGACGCCGATCAGGACGGAAAACACCATGGAGGTCAGGCCAACCAGGAGGGTCACCTGACCGCCGTGAAGCATTCTCGCAAACACATCCCGGCCGATGTTATCTGTTCCCATCGGATGCTGTAGCGACCAGCCCGCAAGGCCCCCGGCCGTAGTCAGGGCC encodes:
- a CDS encoding ABC transporter permease; the encoded protein is MAEPAADPRGMAPAHPEQKAPPVKSTVFRRLRKNKVAFVSLWFIVAVHLVVFLGPLFWRVDPEALTTAGGLAGWSLQHPMGTDNIGRDVFARMLHGGQVTLLVGLTSMVFSVLIGVLIGASAGFFGKAVEAVLMRFTEAMMAIPNFFFVLVALTVLGTNPVMVVVVIAISSWMEITRVVYGETLKWKEYEFVEAARSSGATRFRTLFRYVIPQIIPTIIVAATLCIAWAILTESAISYLGLGIQPPTPTWGNMLQNAQQYIWTAPILGILPGMAITLIVLAYNMLGDGLRDALDPKYVKK